The Buchnera aphidicola (Formosaphis micheliae) nucleotide sequence TATGTTGTGCTAATATTTGTGCGTTTTTTAGTAATTTTAATTTAGATTTTCCATGTTGATCATGATAAATTTCAAAATTATGAAATTCAATTCCATATTTCATTCCTGTTCCAAACGCTTTTGAAGCAGCTTCTTTAGCTGAAAAATGTTTAGCTAAGAAATTAATTTTATTTTTTTTTGTAAGATATTCATACCATTCATTGTCTGATAAAATACGTTTAGCAAAATCACTTCCTGAATATTTAATTATTTTTTTTATACGACAAATAT carries:
- the acpS gene encoding holo-ACP synthase, which gives rise to MAIVGIGIDIVNICRIKKIIKYSGSDFAKRILSDNEWYEYLTKKNKINFLAKHFSAKEAASKAFGTGMKYGIEFHNFEIYHDQHGKSKLKLLKNAQILAQHIGIKYTHINLTDEKKYACSIVIFEN